From the genome of Hydrogenovibrio kuenenii DSM 12350:
CTCGCACCCAATTCGGCAGCAATTTTCTTGATAATCTCTTTTGCCATATTCAAATCATTACGAGCGACTGTAAACGTAAAGTCTGTTGTACCGTCGACACCTTGGTTTTGAATAATCATATCGATTTCAATATTGGCATCAGAAATTGGCCCAAGAATCTGGAAAGCCACACCCGGCTTATCCGGTACACCTAAAATCATTAACTTAGCTTCATCACGGCTAAACGCAATACCGGAAATTAAAGGTTTTTCCATTTCCAAATCCTCAAAATCTTCTTCTGAAATCAATAGCGTACCGCCCCCTTCTTGCAAGGAAGACAATACTCTTAAAGGTACTTTATATTTACTGGCAAATTCCACAGAGCGGATTTGCAATACTTTTGCGCCTAGACTGGCTAGCTCAAGCATTTCATCATAAGTAACAACATCCAAACGCTTTGCTTCTGGCACAACACGTGGATCTGTTGTGTAAACACCATCTACGTCCGTATAAATTTGGCATTCATCAGCTTTTAATGCCGCAGCCAGTGCCACAGCTGTTGTATCAGAACCGCCTCGCCCTAGCGTTGTAATATCACCTTCCGGCGTTACACCTTGAAATCCAGCAACAACAACAACTTTGCCTTGGTTAAGCTGGGTGCGCATCTTATCCGCATCAATATCTTCAATACGCGCTTTAAAGTGCACATTGTTGGTATGGATCGGGACTTGCCAACCTGTGTAGGAAATGGCGTCATACCCTCTTTGCTGTAGCGCCATACTTAACAGTGCGATGGTAACTTGCTCACCCGTCGTTAAAAGAACATCTAGCTCTCTTCTTGATGGTTCTTCCTGCATTTCTTTAGCTAAGGACATCAAGCGATTGGTTTCGCCACTCATAGCTGAAACGGCAACCACTACTTGGTGACCTTCATCAACAAACTTAGCGACTTTGTTTGCTACGTTTTGTATTCTCTCGACGCTACCTACCGAGGTGCCGCCATATTTTTGGACAATCAATGCCATCTGTTTTTATGCTTCCTATTTACTCTCTACCCATGCCTGAACTGAAGCTAAAGCTTCATCAAGCTTACTTGGATCATTTCCGCCTGCTTGAGCCATATCTGGGCGTCCACCACCTTTACCACCAACCTGTGAGGCAACATGATTAATCAACTCACCGGCTTTATACGTTTGCGTAATTGACTTACTAACCCCTGAAACCAAAGATACTTTGCCATCAGTGGCCGCAGCCAAAACAATAATCGCTGGTTCCAGCTTATCTTTTAGTGAATCAAGCGTTTCACGAAGCGTGTTAACATCCGCGCCTTCTAATTTGGCAGCTAAGACATTGACATCACCGACTTTCACTACAGAACTCGCTAAGTCACTTCCTTGAGAAGATGCTAGCTTAGACTGCAATTGCTTAATCAATTTTTCTTGTTCACGTTGTTCTGCAACCACTTGAAACACTTTGTTTTCAACTTGCTGCTTGTCAGATTTCACCGCTGCTGCGATATTAATAAGCGTTTGCTCGTTTTTATAAATTGCTTCCCAAGCACCTTCACCGGTGACAGCTTCAATACGGCGAACACCAGAAGCAATACCTGTTTCCGACAAAATACGGAAAGGACCAATGTCACCAGTAGAATTAACATGGGTTCCACCGCAAAGTTCGATTGAGAAGGTTCCCATATCAACCACACGAACAACATCACCATATTTCTCACCAAACAGTGCCATTGCGCCCTTGGTCTTGGCAGCTTCAATATTCATTTCTTCGGTGCAAACAGGCGTGTTTAGCATGACGTTGTGGTTTACTAGCTTTTCAATCTCTAATAACTTCTCAGCGGAAATCGGCTCGAAATGTGCAAAGTCAAAACGCAATCTTTCAGGCTGTACCAATGATCCTTTTTGCTGTACATGCGTACCTAGGATTTCTCTTAATGCCGCATGCAATAAATGCGTTGCCGAATGATTTTTCTCTGATGCGCGACGTGCTGGCACATCAACCTGAGCATGAAGCGTTTGGCCTACTTTTAACTGTCCTGCCGTCACGCGACCGATATGCAAAAAAGCGTTACCTTGTTTCTGACAGTCATTCACATGGAAGCTGTTCATGCCTTCCGTCAAACTACCAGAATCACCTGCTTGACCACCCGACTCACCATAGAAAGGCGTTTGATCCAATATAACGATTGCCTCTTGACCTTCAACAGCGGTATCTACCGATGCCTCATCAACGAAAATAGCTTGAACCACACCATCAGCAGCATCTTGGTGATAACCCAAAAATTGAGTTTGACCATCAAAATTGATCTTGCCTTTTGATTGCGCAGAGAAATTACTTGCAGAACGCGCACGCTCACGCTGGGCTTCCATTTCTTTTTCGAAGCCAACTTCATCAACAGTCAAGCCTCTTTCACGAGCAACATCCGCAGTTAAATCCAATGGAAAACCGTAGGTATCGTAAAGCTTAAATGCCGTTGTGCCACTGATAACGTTAGACTTCAAAGAGGCAATATCCTCTTCCAAAATCTTCATACCATTTTCTAACGTCTCTGCAAAACGCTCTTCTTCAAGCTTTAAAGCCCTTTCAACATTCGCTTGTTCTTTGACCAACTCGGGGTAGGCTTCACCCATCTGTTCAACCAATACTGGCACCAATTTATGGAAGAATACCTGTGTTTGACCTAAT
Proteins encoded in this window:
- a CDS encoding aspartate kinase produces the protein MALIVQKYGGTSVGSVERIQNVANKVAKFVDEGHQVVVAVSAMSGETNRLMSLAKEMQEEPSRRELDVLLTTGEQVTIALLSMALQQRGYDAISYTGWQVPIHTNNVHFKARIEDIDADKMRTQLNQGKVVVVAGFQGVTPEGDITTLGRGGSDTTAVALAAALKADECQIYTDVDGVYTTDPRVVPEAKRLDVVTYDEMLELASLGAKVLQIRSVEFASKYKVPLRVLSSLQEGGGTLLISEEDFEDLEMEKPLISGIAFSRDEAKLMILGVPDKPGVAFQILGPISDANIEIDMIIQNQGVDGTTDFTFTVARNDLNMAKEIIKKIAAELGARETICDDTIVKISMVGVGMKSHSGIASTMFKTLADNSINIQMIGTTEIKISVVIDEQYLETAVQALHQAFELDK
- the alaS gene encoding alanine--tRNA ligase, with the translated sequence MTSAEIRKAYLDFFVKQGHTAVHSSPVVPANDPTLLFTNAGMVQFKETFLGQETRDYTRATSVQRCIRAGGKHNDLENVGYTARHHTFFEMLGNFSFGDYFKREAIQFAWDFLTKELGLPEEKLWITVFEEDQEAEDIWLKEMKVDATRFSRCGAKDNFWSMGDTGPCGPCSEIFYDHGESVAGGPPGSPDEDGDRYIEIWNLVFMQFDRSSDGTLTPLPKPSVDTGMGLERLAAVMQNVHNNYDIDLFKAIVMQASELTGEKDLANSSLRVIADHIRSCSFMIVDGVLPSNEGRGYVLRRIIRRAIRHGYKLGQTQVFFHKLVPVLVEQMGEAYPELVKEQANVERALKLEEERFAETLENGMKILEEDIASLKSNVISGTTAFKLYDTYGFPLDLTADVARERGLTVDEVGFEKEMEAQRERARSASNFSAQSKGKINFDGQTQFLGYHQDAADGVVQAIFVDEASVDTAVEGQEAIVILDQTPFYGESGGQAGDSGSLTEGMNSFHVNDCQKQGNAFLHIGRVTAGQLKVGQTLHAQVDVPARRASEKNHSATHLLHAALREILGTHVQQKGSLVQPERLRFDFAHFEPISAEKLLEIEKLVNHNVMLNTPVCTEEMNIEAAKTKGAMALFGEKYGDVVRVVDMGTFSIELCGGTHVNSTGDIGPFRILSETGIASGVRRIEAVTGEGAWEAIYKNEQTLINIAAAVKSDKQQVENKVFQVVAEQREQEKLIKQLQSKLASSQGSDLASSVVKVGDVNVLAAKLEGADVNTLRETLDSLKDKLEPAIIVLAAATDGKVSLVSGVSKSITQTYKAGELINHVASQVGGKGGGRPDMAQAGGNDPSKLDEALASVQAWVESK